One Glycine max cultivar Williams 82 chromosome 6, Glycine_max_v4.0, whole genome shotgun sequence DNA segment encodes these proteins:
- the LOC100813479 gene encoding kinesin-like protein KIN-7E isoform X1 has product MGAVSGEELVKWEKMGGVGGHEEKILVLVRLRPLSEKEIDVNEAADWECINDTTILYRNTLREGSSFPSAYTFDRVFRGDCSTKQVYEEGAKEIALSVVGGINSCIFAYGQTSSGKTYTMIGITEYAVADIFDYINKHEERAFVLKFSAIEIYNEIIRDLLITKNTSLRLRDDPERGPIVEKLTEETLRDWVHLKELLSFCEAQRQVGETYLNDKSSRSHQIIRLTIESSAREFMGKSSSTTLAASVNFVDLAGSERASQALSAGSRLKEGCHINRSLLTLGTVIRKLSKGRQGHINYRDSKLTRILQPSLGGNSRTAIICTLSPARSHVEQTRNTLLFACCAKQVTTKAQVNVVMSDKVLVKQLQKEVARLESELRTPCPPSTNCDCAAMLRKKNLQIQKMEREIRELIEQRHLAQSQVEDLLRMVGNDQKSRKERMDTWEDDDSISESSSTYPSDLRIREFNNPHYNNENSESSPDKHPDECCKEIQSVELEESSRDDLEYADLSVSNNGVLALTLYGEENVISQEIPTPVNEDREEKQNQLTYGVLEQRLDDSQLSNDSPMTMSETVPNCRNFKLLRSWSCREYYTSSSPEKAGVMERTPASSFEKCFPGRPDELQRKFLPLTYGSSTKLSMNGSPSSVGSPSMDELRTNSMRSNANEDVTSLQTFVAGMKEMAKLEYEKQLVDDDQDQQAETTTFRFEKNMKDVGVGSMLEAPESPVEWPLQFKQQQREIVELWQACKVSLFHRTYFFLLFRGDPTDSIYMEVEFRRLSFLKETFASGNQSMNASSAKGVQREREVLVKLMQRRLSEEERKNLFSKWGIELDSKRRRKQLANRIWSSTDMNHIVESAAVVAKLLSFTGLKEMFGLSFSPHTWASLF; this is encoded by the exons ATGGGAGCTGTTTCTGGAGAAGAGTTAGTTAAATGGGAGAAGATGGGAGGAGTGGGAGGCCATGAGGAGAAGATTCTGGTGTTAGTGAGGCTGAGACCTTTGAGTGAGAAGGAAATTGATGTGAATGAAGCAGCAGATTGGGAATGCATCAATGACACTACCATCTTATACCGGAACACCCTTCGGGAAGGTTCCTCATTCCCAAGTGCCTACACCTTTG ACAGAGTTTTTCGGGGTGACTGTTCCACAAAGCAGGTATATGAGGAAGGGGCCAAAGAAATTGCTCTTTCAGTTGTTGGCGGAATAAACT CATGTATTTTTGCCTACGGGCAAACGAGTAGTGGAAAGACATACACAATGATTGGAATAACTGAATATGCTGTAGCAGATATTTTTGACTATATAAATAAG CATGAAGAAAGAGCTTTTGTGTTGAAGTTCTCAGCAATTGAAATTTACAACGAAATTATTAGAGACCTCCTGATCACTAAGAACACATCACTTAGGCTGCGTGATGATCCTGAG AGAGGACCAATTGTAGAGAAACTTACAGAGGAGACTCTACGGGACTGGGTGCATTTGAAAGAGCTCCTATCATTCTGTGAAG CACAGAGACAGGTAGGAGAGACATACCTCAATGACAAGAGTTCTCGATCTCACCAAATTATCAGACTG ACAATTGAAAGTTCTGCCAGAGAATTCATGGGTAAAAGCAGCTCAACCACTTTAGCTGCTAGTGTg AATTTTGTTGATTTGGCAGGGAGTGAGCGTGCATCTCAGGCATTATCAGCTGGGTCCAGATTGAAAGAAGGCTGTCATATAAATCGGAGTTTACTCACTCTTGGAACAGTTATTCGTAAACTTAG TAAGGGAAGACAAGGACACATCAATTACAGAGATTCTAAGTTGACGCGCATACTGCAGCCTTCCTTAGGTGGCAATTCTAGAACAGCCATCATTTGCACTTTGAGCCCTGCGCGGAGCCATGTTGAGCAAACTAGAAACACCCTTCTTTTTGCTTGTTGTGCAAAACAAGTGACTACTAAAGCACAGGTTAATGTAGTGATGTCTGATAAGGTATTGGTCAAGCAGCTGCAAAAAGAGGTAGCCAGATTAGAGAGTGAGTTGAGAACTCCTTGTCCTCCTTCCACCAATTGTGATTGTGCAGCAatgttgagaaagaaaaatctcCAGATACAAAAG ATGGAGAGGGAGATTAGGGAGCTTATTGAGCAACGTCATCTTGCTCAATCTCAGGTTGAGGATTTGCTGCGCATGGTTGGAAATGATCAGAAATCTAGAAAA GAAAGGATGGACACCtgggaagatgatgattcaataTCAGAGTCATCAAGCACTTATCCTTCTGATTTACGCATTAGAGAATTCAACAATCCTCACTACAACAATGAAAACAGTGAAAGTAGTCCTGATa AACACCCTGATGAATGCTGCAAAGAAATTCAAAGTGTTGAATTGGAGGAATCAAGTAGAGATGACCTTGAATATGCTGATCTATCAGTAAGTAACAACGGGGTGTTGGCATTAACATTGTATGGAGAGGAAAATGTAATAAGCCAGGAGATACCGACCCCTGTGAATGAAGATAGGGAAGAGAAACAGAACCAATTAACATATGGTGTGTTGGAGCAGAGACTCGATGATTCACAATTGAGTAATGATTCTCCTATGACTATGTCAGAGACAGTGCCAAATTGTAGGAATTTTAAATTACTAAGGAGCTGGAGTTGTAGGGAATATTACACAAGTAGTTCTCCTGAGAAAGCGGGAGTAATGGAGAGGACTCCGGCCAGtagttttgaaaaatgcttccCTGGAAGACCAGATGAATTGCAGAGAAAGTTCCTTCCATTAACTTATGGTTCTTCCACAAAATTGTCAATGAATGGCTCTCCATCTTCTGTTGGAAGCCCCTCTATGGATGAGTTAAGAACCAACAGCATGAGATCAAATGCTAATGAAGATGTTACTAGCCTCCAAACTTTTGTTGCTGGGATGAAGGAAATGGCAAAACTTGAGTATGAGAAGCAGCTTGTTGATGATGATCAG GATCAGCAAGCAGAGACAACAACTTTTAGATTTGAAAAGAATATGAAAGATGTAGGTGTGGGTTCAATGTTAGAGGCACCTGAATCTCCTGTGGAATGGCCTCTGCAATTCAAGCAGCAGCAAAGAGAAATAGTGGAACTGTGGCAAGCCTGCAAGGTATCATTGTTCCACAGGacttacttctttcttttattcaGGGGTGATCCAACTGACTCCATATACATGGAGGTGGAGTTTAGAAGATTATCTTTCCTCAAAGAAACATTTGCCAGTGGAAATCAGTCCATGAACGCTTCAag CGCGAAGGGTGTTCAGCGGGAGAGAGAGGTGCTGGTCAAGCTTATGCAGAGAAGGCTATCCGAGGAAGAGAGGAAGAATCTCTTCAGCAAGTGGGGCATTGAATTGGATTCAAAGCGCCGGAGGAAGCAGCTGGCGAATCGCATATGGAGCAGCACCGATATGAATCACATCGTGGAGAGTGCTGCGGTTGTTGCAAAGTTATTGAGCTTTACAGGGCTGAAGGAGATGTTTGGCCTTAGCTTCTCACCACATACCTGGGCGTCTCTTTTTTAG
- the LOC100813479 gene encoding kinesin-like protein KIN-7E isoform X2, translating to MIGITEYAVADIFDYINKHEERAFVLKFSAIEIYNEIIRDLLITKNTSLRLRDDPERGPIVEKLTEETLRDWVHLKELLSFCEAQRQVGETYLNDKSSRSHQIIRLTIESSAREFMGKSSSTTLAASVNFVDLAGSERASQALSAGSRLKEGCHINRSLLTLGTVIRKLSKGRQGHINYRDSKLTRILQPSLGGNSRTAIICTLSPARSHVEQTRNTLLFACCAKQVTTKAQVNVVMSDKVLVKQLQKEVARLESELRTPCPPSTNCDCAAMLRKKNLQIQKMEREIRELIEQRHLAQSQVEDLLRMVGNDQKSRKERMDTWEDDDSISESSSTYPSDLRIREFNNPHYNNENSESSPDKHPDECCKEIQSVELEESSRDDLEYADLSVSNNGVLALTLYGEENVISQEIPTPVNEDREEKQNQLTYGVLEQRLDDSQLSNDSPMTMSETVPNCRNFKLLRSWSCREYYTSSSPEKAGVMERTPASSFEKCFPGRPDELQRKFLPLTYGSSTKLSMNGSPSSVGSPSMDELRTNSMRSNANEDVTSLQTFVAGMKEMAKLEYEKQLVDDDQDQQAETTTFRFEKNMKDVGVGSMLEAPESPVEWPLQFKQQQREIVELWQACKVSLFHRTYFFLLFRGDPTDSIYMEVEFRRLSFLKETFASGNQSMNASSAKGVQREREVLVKLMQRRLSEEERKNLFSKWGIELDSKRRRKQLANRIWSSTDMNHIVESAAVVAKLLSFTGLKEMFGLSFSPHTWASLF from the exons ATGATTGGAATAACTGAATATGCTGTAGCAGATATTTTTGACTATATAAATAAG CATGAAGAAAGAGCTTTTGTGTTGAAGTTCTCAGCAATTGAAATTTACAACGAAATTATTAGAGACCTCCTGATCACTAAGAACACATCACTTAGGCTGCGTGATGATCCTGAG AGAGGACCAATTGTAGAGAAACTTACAGAGGAGACTCTACGGGACTGGGTGCATTTGAAAGAGCTCCTATCATTCTGTGAAG CACAGAGACAGGTAGGAGAGACATACCTCAATGACAAGAGTTCTCGATCTCACCAAATTATCAGACTG ACAATTGAAAGTTCTGCCAGAGAATTCATGGGTAAAAGCAGCTCAACCACTTTAGCTGCTAGTGTg AATTTTGTTGATTTGGCAGGGAGTGAGCGTGCATCTCAGGCATTATCAGCTGGGTCCAGATTGAAAGAAGGCTGTCATATAAATCGGAGTTTACTCACTCTTGGAACAGTTATTCGTAAACTTAG TAAGGGAAGACAAGGACACATCAATTACAGAGATTCTAAGTTGACGCGCATACTGCAGCCTTCCTTAGGTGGCAATTCTAGAACAGCCATCATTTGCACTTTGAGCCCTGCGCGGAGCCATGTTGAGCAAACTAGAAACACCCTTCTTTTTGCTTGTTGTGCAAAACAAGTGACTACTAAAGCACAGGTTAATGTAGTGATGTCTGATAAGGTATTGGTCAAGCAGCTGCAAAAAGAGGTAGCCAGATTAGAGAGTGAGTTGAGAACTCCTTGTCCTCCTTCCACCAATTGTGATTGTGCAGCAatgttgagaaagaaaaatctcCAGATACAAAAG ATGGAGAGGGAGATTAGGGAGCTTATTGAGCAACGTCATCTTGCTCAATCTCAGGTTGAGGATTTGCTGCGCATGGTTGGAAATGATCAGAAATCTAGAAAA GAAAGGATGGACACCtgggaagatgatgattcaataTCAGAGTCATCAAGCACTTATCCTTCTGATTTACGCATTAGAGAATTCAACAATCCTCACTACAACAATGAAAACAGTGAAAGTAGTCCTGATa AACACCCTGATGAATGCTGCAAAGAAATTCAAAGTGTTGAATTGGAGGAATCAAGTAGAGATGACCTTGAATATGCTGATCTATCAGTAAGTAACAACGGGGTGTTGGCATTAACATTGTATGGAGAGGAAAATGTAATAAGCCAGGAGATACCGACCCCTGTGAATGAAGATAGGGAAGAGAAACAGAACCAATTAACATATGGTGTGTTGGAGCAGAGACTCGATGATTCACAATTGAGTAATGATTCTCCTATGACTATGTCAGAGACAGTGCCAAATTGTAGGAATTTTAAATTACTAAGGAGCTGGAGTTGTAGGGAATATTACACAAGTAGTTCTCCTGAGAAAGCGGGAGTAATGGAGAGGACTCCGGCCAGtagttttgaaaaatgcttccCTGGAAGACCAGATGAATTGCAGAGAAAGTTCCTTCCATTAACTTATGGTTCTTCCACAAAATTGTCAATGAATGGCTCTCCATCTTCTGTTGGAAGCCCCTCTATGGATGAGTTAAGAACCAACAGCATGAGATCAAATGCTAATGAAGATGTTACTAGCCTCCAAACTTTTGTTGCTGGGATGAAGGAAATGGCAAAACTTGAGTATGAGAAGCAGCTTGTTGATGATGATCAG GATCAGCAAGCAGAGACAACAACTTTTAGATTTGAAAAGAATATGAAAGATGTAGGTGTGGGTTCAATGTTAGAGGCACCTGAATCTCCTGTGGAATGGCCTCTGCAATTCAAGCAGCAGCAAAGAGAAATAGTGGAACTGTGGCAAGCCTGCAAGGTATCATTGTTCCACAGGacttacttctttcttttattcaGGGGTGATCCAACTGACTCCATATACATGGAGGTGGAGTTTAGAAGATTATCTTTCCTCAAAGAAACATTTGCCAGTGGAAATCAGTCCATGAACGCTTCAag CGCGAAGGGTGTTCAGCGGGAGAGAGAGGTGCTGGTCAAGCTTATGCAGAGAAGGCTATCCGAGGAAGAGAGGAAGAATCTCTTCAGCAAGTGGGGCATTGAATTGGATTCAAAGCGCCGGAGGAAGCAGCTGGCGAATCGCATATGGAGCAGCACCGATATGAATCACATCGTGGAGAGTGCTGCGGTTGTTGCAAAGTTATTGAGCTTTACAGGGCTGAAGGAGATGTTTGGCCTTAGCTTCTCACCACATACCTGGGCGTCTCTTTTTTAG